TGCGATTAGAGGCGGACCTATGTGTAATATTGAGGGGTCATTGGATCCCGTAAATTTTGGTAGGAATCTTGTATATGTATGTGTTTACTTTGAAAATAATTGTATAAATAACTTGGCACGTTTAATACTAAAAATATTTAGGGTGCATCAGTTGAGCAGAACAGTGGTGCCTCTGTCGCGTTTAAATCCTCGATCTTTCTTTGCCTGAAATGCAATCATGTTTACAACATTTTGTTTGGTAAATACTTATGTGCACTAGTTACCAAATCAGACAATTTAACCTTAGCAGATAAAATTGCATGTATGAAATAtacttatttttcattcattGGTTTTTCATGTTCCTTGACATAATACGTAACGTGCTATCTGATTCTTGCATATATCATTGCAAGAGTTATTGACATTCACAGTCTTAGAGCAACATTCACTGTCTACAAAACATATACAGTAGCTTATAGTAAAGCCATTTCCTACACTAAGGAACGTGTATATTAAGGAATCATCACACTGTTCACCAAACAACTCAAGGGTTTCCCTAGTAGCAGGCAAAGGATGTGACAACCGAGGGCGTAGGCATGATATTTGGTAAGCGAtatcatttaaaaaataaataaatgaataaatcatATAAGAAAAATgttgttattttttatatttatacccaatattttcattttgtatactatctatatataaatatttaataaaaatttcgaCAAAGCGTATCATGTTTGCCGCAAGGTGTATCCGTCCTTGGTTACAACATAAGCTTCGGTCCCAAAGAAGTTTAGAACGGCTATATAAATCCTCATCAGCCATGTTTCTCCCTCACGAAAAGGATGTTAAGAAAAAGGACCTACTGAATATGAGGTAGTTTGGAAGTTTACCAATCATATATAGGTACTTAATCTATTAAAGTAATTGAAACAATCAGGATAACAAAATTTTCAGAAACATTCCTTGGCACTTGACCAATATATACAGTTAGGCATGCTAATGGAGTAGAATTTCAATGACTAGTTTGACCTAAAATTTGATTATGTCTGACTGTAGTTTCAATATATTGATCATAGGTGGAGAACCAGAACAACTTTATAAACCCCTTTAAAagaaaaagggcagcccggtgcacaaggCATCCGGCGTTCGcacagggttcggggaaggatcGTATtaccaaggggtgtgatgtagacaacctaacctaatgcaagtattagtggaTGCTTCCACCGCTCAAACCCTTGACATATAAGTCACACAGAAATAACTTTACCGTTGCTTCTAAGGCTCCTCTTCACGGAATCCATGTAGAACAAACATAATATGCTTCTTTGTAGGTTTAGTTTTTTCTCATAGACATCAAAATAACAAGAATCACAGTAAAAAAGCCAAAGGACGGACAAGGAAAAGACTATTTGTAGACAGCCTAACTTAATACAATCATTAGTGGATGCTTCCACCGCTCAAACTCTTGACCTATAAGTCACACAGAAATAACTTTACCGTTGCTTCTAAGGCTCCTCTTCACGGAATCCATGTAGAACAAACATAATATGCTTCTTTGTAGGTTTAGTTTTTTCTCATAGACATCAAAATAACAAGAATCACAGTAAAAAAACCAAAGGACGGACAAGGAAAAGACTATTTGTAGACAGCCTAACCTAATGCAATCATTAGTGGATGCTTCCACCGCTCAAACCCTTGACCTATAAGTCACACAGAAATAACTTTACCGTTGCTTCTAAGACTCCTCTTCACGGAATCCATGTAGAACAAACATAATATGCTTCTTTGTAGGTTTAGTTTTTTCTCATAGACATCAAAATAACAAGAATTACAGTAAAAAAACCAAAGGACGGACAAGGAAAAGACTATTTGCTCTATTCAGAAACCACAAGTAGTCCGCATCAAATTGAACTTTAGAGCAGCACAACATTTTCCACAGAAGCAATATCAGTTCTGTTATAGCAAAAATTAACAAGGTGATCACACAACACAACTGAGACAGGAAATTGCTCAGTATACAGAAGGAAATCAAAATATCAGAACCAGAAGATAACAAATAGTAGAAACAAGAACAGTTAAAGGCAGAAAAATCCTAAGACATCGGCTGACAGGAAATACATCACAGACAATTGCGGACCTATGTGTAATCTTTAGGGGTCACTAGACCCCATAAATTTTGCCAGAAATTTTGTACATGTATATGTGTATACCTTGATAATGGTGCCTTTAGGGGGCACTGGTTGAGCAGAATATTGGTGCCCTTGTGGCGTTAAAATCCTGGGCCCGCCTCTGATTATTTCACAACAAACTCTACCAATTAACTTAAGCTCCAAACTCTGTGTCTCGGGTGCATGAAGTTCCTTATTCTGCTTTTCTAGTCCACTCCTGAATGAGGCAAAAACGAGTCCGTTAAGCTCAACACATTTGAATGATAAAAAACTACTACACCGGACTGCTAATTTGGTTCGAGATGCTTATTCTCAAATCTTTTTTTGTAAAGCACAAGTTTTTCAAGGTGGATCTAAAACCATCTAACTCAAAACCTTAAGGCAAAAGGTGAAAGTAGTCCAGGACCTTTATAAAGCACTAGgaacaaaaaggaaaaggaacaaGATATCAAGGGCCAAATTAGCTCTATCAAAAAGAACACTAGAAGGCAAATAATCAAGTATAGTTCTACTGGCATTTTCATAATTGAGAAATCTAAATGTTAATTTGCACATCTCACCTGAAATGCAGTGGAAGCAACTTCAAATTTGATCTTGCTGTCAGTCAAGATTTGGTAGGAAACAATGCTCCAATTTTGACTTGAAGTTGTCGTCATCCCACTTCAATTGACTCCACCATTCTGATGCTCCTCTTATTACTTTGATATTCTTGGAGGTTTGAATAGacagaggcaatttctttatttgatTGCATTTTATCAAACTAAGTTCCTCCAGGTGTTCCCACGTATTCGGTGGCTCGCCTAGAGTTCCTAATTTTGGACAGTCTTCCAACAGTAACTTCCGAACTcttggaatttctgagttgacaAGAGTTGGCTGACTTGAGCCGCATTGTACAAACAACTCTACCAGCTGCTCACAAAAGGAAATCATGACCTCTTCCAGGCGCTTCGGTGCAGAAGAAGCTCCACCAACATTAAAAAGACAAATTAACCTTTGACAATCGTACACATCTAGTTGGCGCAGTTCAGAAAAGCTTAGACTCAGACAATGACTGAAATCAGAAACACTCTTTAAATTATGTATGGAGTGGAGGCGAAGACATTCCAGATTCGGCAGAGGGTCTAACTGTCCACTTCCTTCTTCCACTGGTCTGAAATCACAAGAACAGTCTTTAATGTCTAGTGATTTTAATCTATTAAAATTGTTGTAGACAATCAACTTCTTGAGACCCATGCAATCTACCAAGTACAGTTCTGAAGCAAACTGCAACATGCCTAAGAGCTCTCCTTTACTGAAATTTTCACACTTGGAGACGCCTATCATCCTCGTTGACATGTTGTATTTTAGTGCAAATTGACCTTCCCCAACTTCAATGCAAAACTTTTTCAATCTAGACATCCAGGTATGGTCCTTATTCAAAATTGATGAGCTATCCACTCTAATACAAAGAGAAGTCAGCTTGTGTAGAGATGATAGCTCATCAAAAGAGGTTGATCCAAGAAGAGTCATCTCATTCTTTCTGCCCCTATGGGATATGGTATCCAACATATTTATCATTTCAATTCTAGACATTTTGACAAAAATACCTTTGTCGATACTCTCCAAATCAGCTGCAGGCAGATTTAATAGCCTCAGGTCTGTCAACTTGTCCATACCTTGCGGCAGACAATGTAACCTTGTATTATCACAATCGAGCAATTGCAAATTGTGAAGATTACCAATAGGTGGTAAGTCTTTCAACCCAATGCAATTTTGTAGTATTAGAGCATGTAGTTGATATAAACTATTTATGGAAGAAGGCAGTGCAGTAATACCAGTTTGACTCAGATTCAGAACTCTCAGGGCTGGAAATGCCAAAAAAAATGTATTGGGAATTTTCACAAGGGGACCATTGTCTTGCAAAAGTAAAGTTGTTGTCTCTGGGCATTCCATGAAGGAATCAGGTAGGCGTTTGATTTTGTTGCTTATGAAAGATATTCTCTTGACAGAAGTTGACATATTCATGTGTGATATATCAGCCAACCCAACTCCAGCTTGAATAACAGAGTTGTGTTCATTCCCAAAGGAATTAGCTATCCATATAGCAACATCGCGAACCACGTCATGCATCTTCACGGAATCCATCTTATAGGTTTCTAGCAAGCAGGCATCCTTTAAACTCTCAACCATTGTGATTCCCCTATTGTAGGCTTCTTCATATGTGTTACGTTCTCCAAGGAACCCCTCCGCCCACCAACAATGTATGAGATCATCTGTCGAAATAGCCACTGGATATAAAGAGCAATACAAGAAACAACTTTGAATGTCACCTCCCCTTTTGTTCACATGTTTGCTTCTTTGCTCTGAAGATAATTCAATATCCTGAGATTCTAAAGAATCAAAACTCCACTTGATGACCTTGTAAACCTTATCTTTTATATCTTTGTTATGAGGTTCGGACCTTCTAAGTGATTCCAAAGCATCTTTCCATAGCTCGACCCTCTTCTTCCCTCTCATAGATGCTCCAATGACAGTGATTGCTAAAGGTAATCCATCGCACTCCATTGCAATTTCTTTTGCGAATGGTTGAATATGCTCCAGATTCGTAATATCTCCTGCATTTTTGACAAACATGTGCCAAGATTCATCCTCATCCAATGTGTACACCTTTATTTCCTTGTCTGTTCTCATTTG
This DNA window, taken from Nicotiana tabacum cultivar K326 chromosome 15, ASM71507v2, whole genome shotgun sequence, encodes the following:
- the LOC107807169 gene encoding disease resistance protein At4g27190, with the translated sequence MDIIFSVVSSFIVEVGKFVCKCIYPQIENTIHFSSNTENARKEILKLREFKNDIKEKMERALREGYKPKPDVLKWLTEVDKLESEWDSIQDGILMMKMVAFKCCINCNLCSELSTRARNLIDQVCKLIAIRENFGSNLVVEDYVKKIEFIPGPSIEGQRTARKNLNEILQQLKDDKVYLIGVWGMGGVGKTTLVKNLNNELLETDIFSSKQSFGVVVWATVPKPTDIRKIQAQIGKRLKLQVNSEESIESIASKIHQRLNEERSFLLMLDDVWEPINLDHVGVPQPEDSPRSKVIITSRFLDVCRQMRTDKEIKVYTLDEDESWHMFVKNAGDITNLEHIQPFAKEIAMECDGLPLAITVIGASMRGKKRVELWKDALESLRRSEPHNKDIKDKVYKVIKWSFDSLESQDIELSSEQRSKHVNKRGGDIQSCFLYCSLYPVAISTDDLIHCWWAEGFLGERNTYEEAYNRGITMVESLKDACLLETYKMDSVKMHDVVRDVAIWIANSFGNEHNSVIQAGVGLADISHMNMSTSVKRISFISNKIKRLPDSFMECPETTTLLLQDNGPLVKIPNTFFLAFPALRVLNLSQTGITALPSSINSLYQLHALILQNCIGLKDLPPIGNLHNLQLLDCDNTRLHCLPQGMDKLTDLRLLNLPAADLESIDKGIFVKMSRIEMINMLDTISHRGRKNEMTLLGSTSFDELSSLHKLTSLCIRVDSSSILNKDHTWMSRLKKFCIEVGEGQFALKYNMSTRMIGVSKCENFSKGELLGMLQFASELYLVDCMGLKKLIVYNNFNRLKSLDIKDCSCDFRPVEEGSGQLDPLPNLECLRLHSIHNLKSVSDFSHCLSLSFSELRQLDVYDCQRLICLFNVGGASSAPKRLEEVMISFCEQLVELFVQCGSSQPTLVNSEIPRVRKLLLEDCPKLGTLGEPPNTWEHLEELSLIKCNQIKKLPLSIQTSKNIKVIRGASEWWSQLKWDDDNFKSKLEHCFLPNLD